Proteins encoded together in one Calditrichota bacterium window:
- a CDS encoding MjaI family restriction endonuclease, giving the protein MKRIAEDKGLDYQLASAEEESQGIDGWVGGMPVSIKPDTYEVKRALPESLPSIVVYYKKTKSGLTFAIYD; this is encoded by the coding sequence TTGAAGCGGATCGCAGAGGATAAAGGGCTGGATTACCAATTGGCAAGTGCTGAAGAGGAATCTCAAGGAATCGATGGTTGGGTAGGAGGAATGCCGGTCTCGATCAAGCCTGATACATATGAAGTAAAGAGGGCATTACCCGAGTCATTGCCGAGTATCGTAGTCTATTACAAAAAGACAAAGAGTGGCTTGACCTTCGCAATCTACGATTAA